The genomic window CTGCCAAAACTCTACGGTTTTGCACAAAGCTTTCTTTGATGTCGTCCAAATATCCTAAACTATTGTACTGAGTTAGAGCTACACCAAAACTTTGATTCACTTTTCCGCGAACCAGGTTCATGTTCTTGCGAATTCCAGAAAGGGCAGGAGAAGCATTGTCTTTTATTTCTCCGTATTTATCTACAATGGCATCAATTGCAGTTATAATGTCTTTGGTTAATTCTACTCTTGAAGCCCTCGCGTTTAAGTTTGGATAATAATCGTCGAATTTTTTAAGGAAATTTAATAAGACATTTGTTGTAGCAGAAAGATTAGCGATTTTTCTAAAACTTCCTACTTCAAGAAAACTGTCTTCGATGGCAAGAAATTTAATTTCGTGCGTTATGGCGTCAAATCCGTGATTCGGAATGGCGTTATTATTTTGGAAAGAAGACACATACTCTGATGTCTGCATCAGAGATTGCATAAGTTCTTCCTTATCTCTAAATGGTTTTATTTGTAAAGCCTTTTCTTTTCCAATATCGGTATTGCAACCATCAGAAATGGTTTCAAGTACCGTTGGGAATTGTAAATCTTGTAATGTTTTTTCTGTAATAGATATCATTATATATCGTAAGTTGTAAAGATTTCAAAGTTACAAAGTTTTAAAAATTAAATGGCACTAATAATTGGTAGTTTGAATAAAACTTTGCTTTATTTGTAATAAAATTTGTAAAATGAAAATTAATTTAGCTCAAGACTGGCAAGGTGTTTTAAAAGATGAAATAGAGAAACCGTATTTTCAGGAATTAATGACAGCGCTTGATGTTGAATATAAAACGCATACTTGTTACCCTCCTACAGAGTTGATTTTTTCAGCATTTAACAATTGCAGTTTTGATGCTGTAAAGGTTGTTATTATTGGTCAAGATCCTTATCATGGAGAAGGAGAAGCCAATGGATTAAGCTTTTCTGTAAATGATGATATTAAAATACCGCCTTCATTGCGAAATATTTTTAGAGAAATAAACACTGATTTTGATTCGATTTTTATGCCAACTTCTGGTAATCTTGAAAAATGGGCTCAGCAAGGTGTTTTACTTCTTAATGCTTCTTTGACAGTTCGTAAAGATAGTCCAAATAGTCATAAACATTTAAAATGGAATTTATTTACCGATGCTGTTATTAAAGCTATTTCTGATCAGAAAGAAAATGTTGTTTTTCTTTTGTGGGGAAGTTTTGCTCAGAAAAAAGGATTAAAAATCGATCGATCAAAACATTATATTTTAGAATCAGGTCATCCATCGCCAATGAGTGCCAATCAAGGGAAATGGTTTGGAAATAAACATTTTAGCCAAACAAATAATTTTTTAAAATCTAAAGGATTAAAAGAAATTGAATGGTAGTTTTTTTAAGTTGCCAATGTTCTGAGTTACTAAGTGGCAAACGGTGAAATTTTGTGTCTTTGTGACTTTGCGAGAAATGTTTTTATAAAAGAAAACCCAATAACTTGTTTTAATGTTATTGGGTTTCTTTTTATTTTTTTACAATTTCTTCTAAAACGGCTTTGTTTTCGTAATTCACCACTTTTAGAATAATTTCTTGATTTTTTACTGTTTTTCCTTCAATGATATACAATTTTCCTTTGTTGAATGGAACGTTACTTTGGTCAAAATCGACATCACCGTAAGTTAATGTGTTTTTGATATCTGCTGTATCAACCCATTTTTCGTTTAAAGTCTGAACAGCTTTTGGAGAATATTGAAAAGGTTTTGTTCTAAGATTGTTTAAAACTCTGGCATTTGGAAAATAATTGCATCGGGTGTCTTTTCCGATAAAAAATCCTGATACAATAAAACATCCCATAACGAGACCAATCAGGTAATATGCAAAACGGTGTACGAACTTCATGAAATAAAATTTTTGCAAAGGTACATTAAAGTTCCTTTAGAATACAAGTAAATTAATATCGTTATCTGGTAAATCGAACCAATCGCCAATTGCTTTATTTGTTAAGATTCCGTGATAAAGATAAATTCCGTTTTTGAGGCTTTTGTTGCATCGAATGGCACTTTCAATACCACCATCTTCGGCTATCTGATGCAGATAAGGTGTTAAGATGTTACTAATTGATAATGAGGCGGTTTTGGAATA from Flavobacterium sp. KACC 22763 includes these protein-coding regions:
- a CDS encoding uracil-DNA glycosylase encodes the protein MKINLAQDWQGVLKDEIEKPYFQELMTALDVEYKTHTCYPPTELIFSAFNNCSFDAVKVVIIGQDPYHGEGEANGLSFSVNDDIKIPPSLRNIFREINTDFDSIFMPTSGNLEKWAQQGVLLLNASLTVRKDSPNSHKHLKWNLFTDAVIKAISDQKENVVFLLWGSFAQKKGLKIDRSKHYILESGHPSPMSANQGKWFGNKHFSQTNNFLKSKGLKEIEW
- a CDS encoding DUF4258 domain-containing protein: MKFVHRFAYYLIGLVMGCFIVSGFFIGKDTRCNYFPNARVLNNLRTKPFQYSPKAVQTLNEKWVDTADIKNTLTYGDVDFDQSNVPFNKGKLYIIEGKTVKNQEIILKVVNYENKAVLEEIVKK